In Acaryochloris marina S15, a single genomic region encodes these proteins:
- a CDS encoding urease accessory protein UreF has translation MLPLVVNNLQTLQRLLQLTSPTLPVGAYSYSEGLEWLVDQGTINNESHLWTWLLQELAYGSIRMEAAVMVRGYRANTDLQTLQYWNAWLSAARETEELRLQSLQMGRSLLRLSQALQDPENSSSELIEVWEKLRIEGCNFAIAFGLTANLWQIPLEAATLGYLHSWATNLIGAGIKLIPLGQTSGQKLLFQLQPHLEAATQSILLLEDEDLCSCGWGLALASMAHETQYSRLFRS, from the coding sequence ATGTTGCCTCTAGTTGTGAACAATCTCCAAACTCTCCAACGCTTACTCCAATTAACGAGTCCGACTTTACCCGTCGGGGCCTATAGCTATTCCGAAGGTTTGGAATGGTTAGTTGACCAGGGAACGATAAACAACGAATCCCATTTGTGGACATGGTTGCTTCAAGAGCTAGCCTATGGCTCCATTCGTATGGAAGCTGCGGTCATGGTTCGTGGGTATCGGGCCAACACAGATTTGCAAACATTGCAGTACTGGAATGCCTGGTTATCTGCGGCTAGAGAAACGGAAGAGTTGAGGCTTCAAAGCTTACAGATGGGGCGATCGCTGTTGCGATTATCTCAAGCGTTGCAAGATCCAGAAAACTCTAGCTCCGAATTGATCGAGGTATGGGAGAAATTGCGCATAGAAGGATGCAATTTTGCGATCGCATTTGGTCTCACCGCCAACCTCTGGCAAATCCCCCTAGAAGCTGCCACCCTAGGCTATCTCCACAGTTGGGCCACTAATCTCATCGGTGCCGGGATTAAACTTATACCCCTCGGACAAACCTCAGGGCAAAAACTACTTTTTCAACTTCAACCCCATTTGGAAGCAGCAACTCAATCGATTTTGCTCCTCGAAGATGAAGATCTCTGCAGTTGTGGATGGGGACTGGCCCTGGCCAGCATGGCTCACGAGACTCAATATAGTCGTTTGTTTCGCAGTTAA
- a CDS encoding iron uptake porin, translating into MTSIRDKSLVFSSLALWACLLPTAVGAVEPTALEEVQADITAIPSLELALNSEIDDSEEAQALFTTPEVLEEIDIKSDETSSTTVAEVESLQLANHSTPVSSSVADLMEETQTDSVGQVTSVSQLSDVQPDDWAFQAIQSLVERYGCVAGYPNGTFRPGRAMSRREAAALVNACLDNLSNRFATKEDLDALKALQDEFAAELATLRGRVDGLEARVATVEAQQFSTTTKLSVDAVFTAQFGDSDNRAFDNSSDGLTPGVNQLADSRASAIGSVYMSFNTSFSGDDLLQTTLFFGNNGQDLFSNAQVGSTATLPFAQSAPLFNPGQYYFAGLPNNATLYRLAYTFKPIEDLAVTVAPLYYPTDIIDGNSYTSPFTGFSTWFLINNPLITPYITNFLGGAGAGFDWNFNGGPVSLRGAYVAVNGFSAVNTGPPNDGGLFGDPYQATAELEYTGELGDDSNYAVKLQYTNSETFGVSQNVVGVNAEAKFGQFGIFGRYAYSFANGNNVANPIPFAAGNVGRFDAQTWQAGAGIHDLLVPGSLFAVSAGMPFMNNLPQAVGVNDEDQINFEAFYRFPVNDNITISPIFSAILNPNSSSIEPNLYQGLLRVVFSF; encoded by the coding sequence ATGACCAGTATTCGGGATAAATCCCTAGTTTTTTCATCTCTCGCTTTATGGGCATGTTTGTTGCCTACTGCTGTGGGGGCAGTAGAACCCACCGCTTTGGAAGAAGTGCAAGCAGATATCACTGCGATCCCCTCTTTGGAGTTAGCTCTCAACTCTGAGATTGATGATAGTGAGGAAGCTCAAGCCCTCTTTACTACCCCTGAGGTATTAGAAGAGATTGATATCAAGTCTGATGAGACTTCTAGCACTACAGTTGCAGAAGTAGAGTCCTTACAATTAGCCAATCACTCTACTCCAGTGTCTTCTTCTGTTGCAGATTTGATGGAGGAAACCCAAACTGATTCCGTGGGGCAAGTAACCTCGGTTTCTCAGTTATCGGATGTTCAGCCTGATGATTGGGCTTTTCAGGCCATTCAGTCCTTAGTCGAGCGCTATGGCTGTGTTGCCGGTTACCCCAATGGTACGTTCCGTCCGGGGCGAGCCATGTCTCGTCGGGAAGCTGCAGCTTTAGTCAACGCCTGTCTAGACAACCTCAGCAATCGCTTTGCCACGAAGGAAGATCTGGATGCCCTGAAGGCTCTGCAAGATGAATTTGCAGCTGAACTTGCGACTTTGAGAGGACGGGTTGACGGCCTTGAGGCTCGGGTCGCCACCGTTGAAGCCCAACAGTTCTCCACTACGACTAAATTGAGTGTTGACGCTGTTTTTACGGCCCAATTTGGTGATTCAGACAACCGAGCTTTCGATAACTCTTCCGATGGTTTAACGCCTGGCGTCAACCAATTGGCAGACTCTCGGGCAAGTGCGATTGGCTCTGTTTACATGAGCTTCAATACCAGCTTTTCTGGAGATGACCTCTTACAAACCACGTTGTTCTTTGGTAATAACGGGCAAGATTTATTCTCCAATGCCCAGGTTGGGAGTACTGCAACACTGCCCTTCGCCCAAAGTGCACCTTTATTCAACCCAGGTCAGTATTACTTTGCTGGCCTACCCAATAATGCGACCCTCTACCGCTTAGCCTATACCTTTAAGCCCATCGAAGATTTAGCGGTAACGGTGGCACCGTTGTATTATCCAACAGACATTATTGACGGCAACAGCTACACCAGCCCGTTTACAGGTTTCAGTACCTGGTTCTTGATCAATAACCCCTTGATTACTCCTTACATCACCAACTTCTTAGGTGGTGCAGGTGCTGGTTTTGACTGGAATTTCAATGGCGGTCCTGTGTCTTTACGGGGTGCCTATGTTGCGGTGAATGGTTTCTCCGCAGTTAACACAGGCCCACCCAATGATGGTGGCCTATTTGGTGATCCCTACCAAGCGACGGCTGAATTGGAATATACCGGTGAGTTAGGCGATGACTCCAACTATGCCGTGAAGCTGCAATATACGAATTCTGAAACATTTGGTGTTAGCCAAAATGTTGTGGGAGTCAATGCAGAAGCAAAATTTGGTCAGTTCGGCATTTTTGGCCGTTACGCTTATTCCTTTGCCAATGGCAATAACGTCGCGAACCCCATTCCGTTTGCTGCGGGTAATGTGGGGCGTTTTGATGCCCAAACTTGGCAGGCAGGTGCTGGTATTCACGATTTGTTAGTACCGGGTTCCTTATTTGCGGTTTCCGCTGGCATGCCTTTCATGAACAATCTGCCTCAAGCGGTAGGGGTGAACGATGAAGACCAAATTAACTTCGAAGCCTTCTATCGTTTCCCAGTGAATGACAACATCACCATTAGCCCCATTTTCTCTGCTATTTTGAATCCCAACAGTAGCAGTATTGAGCCCAACCTCTATCAGGGCTTGCTTCGGGTCGTGTTCTCGTTCTAG
- the urtA gene encoding urea ABC transporter substrate-binding protein codes for MARGFGRREFLIMGSVASGSVLLKACTPGSQDSGSTDGGSPSGDTIKVGILHSLSGTMAISEKSVVDAEKLAIKEINAAGGVLGKQIEAITEDGQSDWDKFSEKAKKLIEQDKVVTVFGCWTSASRKAVKPVFESKDHMLWYPVQYEGQECSKNIFYTGAAPNQQIEPSVDWLLEEYKGKPFFLVGSDYVFPRTANTIIKAQLEAKGGKHVGEEYIQLGSTDVTPVIAKIQAALPEGGVIYNSLNGDTNVAFFKQLQGKGLGPDKYPSMSVSIAEEEVKAIGVEYLKDHYAAWNYFQTVDSPESKKFVEAFKKEYGEDRVVNDPMEASYIMVYLWKQAVEEAGTADDLEKVRAAAIGQEFAAPNGPVKVAGNHHISKTVRIGKIGEDGLFEIVNSTDGPVEPIAWNQFVKDTKGYACDWSDPNKGEKYKI; via the coding sequence ATGGCCAGAGGATTTGGTCGGCGCGAATTCCTAATTATGGGTTCCGTCGCTTCAGGGAGTGTGCTGCTCAAAGCCTGTACACCCGGTAGTCAGGACAGTGGAAGCACAGATGGTGGTAGTCCTTCCGGTGACACCATCAAGGTGGGGATTCTCCACTCTTTGAGTGGCACCATGGCAATCAGCGAGAAAAGTGTTGTAGACGCTGAGAAATTAGCCATTAAAGAAATTAATGCAGCAGGAGGCGTCTTAGGGAAGCAGATCGAGGCCATTACGGAAGATGGTCAGTCTGACTGGGATAAGTTCTCAGAAAAAGCGAAAAAGCTGATTGAACAAGACAAGGTCGTGACCGTCTTTGGTTGCTGGACCTCTGCCAGTAGAAAAGCGGTCAAGCCTGTATTTGAGTCCAAAGACCATATGCTGTGGTATCCCGTTCAATATGAAGGCCAAGAATGCTCCAAGAACATTTTCTATACGGGCGCAGCACCTAACCAGCAAATCGAGCCTTCTGTTGATTGGCTGCTGGAAGAATACAAGGGCAAGCCTTTCTTTTTAGTGGGGTCTGACTACGTTTTCCCCCGTACTGCTAACACCATCATCAAAGCTCAGCTAGAAGCGAAGGGTGGTAAGCATGTGGGTGAAGAATATATCCAACTGGGTAGTACGGATGTCACTCCTGTCATTGCCAAAATCCAAGCTGCCCTCCCTGAGGGTGGTGTCATTTATAACAGCCTGAATGGCGATACGAATGTTGCCTTCTTTAAGCAATTGCAAGGTAAAGGGCTAGGCCCAGATAAATACCCCTCTATGTCAGTCAGTATTGCTGAAGAAGAGGTGAAGGCCATTGGTGTTGAATACCTCAAAGATCACTATGCGGCTTGGAATTACTTCCAAACCGTTGATTCTCCTGAAAGCAAAAAGTTTGTAGAAGCTTTCAAGAAGGAATATGGTGAGGATCGGGTCGTTAATGACCCTATGGAAGCGTCTTACATCATGGTGTATCTATGGAAGCAGGCTGTAGAGGAAGCAGGTACTGCTGATGATCTAGAGAAAGTAAGAGCTGCTGCTATTGGCCAAGAATTTGCAGCACCGAATGGTCCTGTTAAGGTTGCGGGCAATCACCATATTTCCAAGACAGTGAGAATCGGCAAGATTGGAGAGGATGGTCTCTTTGAAATTGTCAATTCCACCGATGGTCCTGTGGAACCCATTGCTTGGAACCAGTTTGTGAAAGATACCAAGGGATATGCCTGTGATTGGTCTGATCCCAATAAAGGCGAGAAATATAAGATCTAA
- the urtE gene encoding urea ABC transporter ATP-binding subunit UrtE — protein sequence MVNQASSQTHSPQALLDISNLNVYYGESHILRNVDLSVGPGKMVCLIGRNGVGKTTLLKTILGLLSPRTGNIVLEGQSVLNKTSDQRARLGVGYVPQGREIIPSLTVQENLLLGLEARPRGRKKSDTIPEQVFQLFPVLASMLGRMGGDLSGGQQQQLAIARALVGKPRLLVLDEPTEGIQPSIILEIEAAVRRIVETTGVSVLLVEQHLHFVRQADWYYAMQKGGIVASGSTDELSNQVIQEFLAV from the coding sequence ATGGTTAATCAGGCATCATCCCAGACTCACTCCCCCCAGGCTCTACTGGATATCTCGAACCTCAACGTTTACTATGGCGAGAGCCATATTCTCCGCAATGTTGATTTGAGCGTTGGCCCTGGAAAAATGGTTTGCCTCATTGGTCGGAATGGCGTGGGCAAAACCACCTTACTCAAGACGATTTTAGGGTTGCTGTCTCCCCGGACGGGCAACATTGTGTTGGAGGGACAGTCAGTCCTGAATAAAACCTCCGATCAGCGGGCTCGGCTGGGGGTGGGGTATGTCCCTCAAGGTCGGGAAATTATTCCCAGTCTCACGGTCCAGGAAAACTTACTTTTAGGACTAGAGGCTCGACCCCGAGGTCGAAAAAAAAGTGACACCATCCCCGAACAGGTCTTTCAACTCTTTCCGGTCTTAGCCAGTATGTTAGGCCGAATGGGAGGAGATCTCAGTGGTGGCCAACAGCAGCAGCTAGCCATTGCTAGAGCATTAGTGGGAAAGCCGCGCCTATTAGTCCTCGATGAACCCACAGAAGGCATTCAGCCATCGATTATTCTAGAAATTGAAGCCGCTGTGCGACGGATTGTTGAAACGACAGGAGTCTCTGTGCTCTTGGTTGAACAACATCTTCACTTTGTGCGCCAGGCAGATTGGTATTACGCCATGCAGAAAGGGGGCATCGTTGCATCTGGTTCAACCGATGAGCTGAGTAATCAGGTGATCCAGGAGTTTCTTGCTGTTTGA
- the ureG gene encoding urease accessory protein UreG: MNSLRVGVAGPVGSGKTALVDALCKAMRDQYNLAVVTNDIYTQEDAQFLVRSQALSQDRILGVETGGCPHTAIREDASINLAAIEDLEQQFSPDIVFVESGGDNLAATFSPELVDLTIYVIDVAGGDKIPRKGGPGITKSDLLVINKIDLAPYVGASLQVMEEDTKKMRGTKPFVMANLKEQDGLPAVKEFVVQHIPPVPNKKR; the protein is encoded by the coding sequence ATGAATTCCCTTCGAGTTGGGGTTGCTGGCCCCGTTGGCTCAGGCAAAACGGCATTAGTAGATGCCCTCTGTAAAGCAATGCGGGATCAGTACAATCTGGCCGTTGTCACCAACGATATCTATACCCAAGAAGATGCTCAGTTTCTGGTGCGCAGTCAGGCCCTAAGCCAAGACAGAATCTTAGGGGTCGAAACAGGCGGATGTCCCCATACCGCTATCCGCGAAGATGCTTCCATTAACCTAGCTGCGATCGAAGATTTAGAGCAGCAGTTTTCTCCCGATATTGTCTTTGTCGAAAGTGGGGGAGATAACTTAGCAGCTACTTTCAGTCCCGAACTCGTCGATCTCACGATTTATGTCATTGACGTCGCGGGTGGCGACAAAATTCCTCGTAAAGGCGGACCAGGGATCACTAAATCTGACTTATTGGTCATCAATAAAATTGATCTTGCTCCTTATGTTGGGGCCAGTCTCCAAGTCATGGAGGAAGATACGAAAAAAATGCGGGGTACTAAACCCTTTGTCATGGCTAACCTTAAGGAACAGGATGGTCTTCCCGCAGTTAAGGAGTTTGTCGTTCAACACATTCCGCCAGTTCCCAATAAAAAGCGGTAA
- the urtC gene encoding urea ABC transporter permease subunit UrtC, producing the protein MITDSPPVKSSSAMRRRSLVIEGVIVVAISLLILFGAPQFLTAIGQEFRINMLGRFMALAIVALGIDLIWGYTGMLSLGHGIFFSLGGYALAMFLQLQLPEGQLPEFFTLFGVDKLPWFWQPFHSLPFTLMAIVFIPATIAGLLGYLVFRNRIRGVYFSILTQASLIVFFNFFNSQQKLINGTNGLKTDTTKIFGVYAGSDQAQSVFYTLTVLFLVLAYFLCRWLTSGRLGRLLIAIRDDESRVRFSGYDPTGFKVLVFAVSAGLAGMAGALYTVQSGIISPKTMDIAFSIEMVIWVAVGGRASLIGAILGALIVNFARSILTEQFPEIWLFFQGALFLVVVTVLPGGFIGWLRNEGQELFRSLIGRPRRVMTYPSLSEDPEVEYERQNLRN; encoded by the coding sequence ATGATTACAGATTCTCCTCCCGTAAAGTCCTCATCTGCCATGCGCCGACGCTCTTTGGTGATCGAAGGGGTGATTGTGGTTGCGATCTCACTTCTGATTCTGTTTGGGGCTCCTCAATTTCTGACAGCCATCGGTCAAGAATTTCGCATCAATATGCTAGGCCGCTTTATGGCCTTAGCGATTGTAGCTTTGGGAATTGACCTCATCTGGGGCTACACCGGGATGCTGAGCTTAGGCCACGGCATCTTTTTCTCCCTAGGGGGATATGCCCTAGCTATGTTTCTACAGCTCCAACTCCCAGAAGGTCAGCTCCCAGAATTCTTCACCCTATTTGGTGTAGATAAGCTTCCCTGGTTTTGGCAACCGTTTCACTCCTTGCCCTTTACCTTGATGGCAATTGTATTTATTCCTGCCACCATTGCTGGCCTGTTAGGCTACCTAGTGTTTCGCAACCGTATTCGAGGCGTTTACTTCTCGATCCTTACCCAAGCATCTCTGATTGTCTTCTTTAACTTTTTTAATAGCCAACAGAAGCTAATCAACGGCACAAATGGCCTTAAAACCGATACCACTAAAATATTTGGGGTCTATGCAGGATCAGATCAAGCCCAGTCTGTTTTCTATACCCTCACGGTCCTTTTCTTAGTACTGGCCTATTTCCTCTGTCGTTGGTTGACCAGTGGCCGGCTCGGTCGGTTACTGATCGCGATTCGGGACGACGAAAGTCGGGTGAGATTTTCTGGATATGATCCAACGGGATTCAAAGTTTTGGTATTTGCCGTATCAGCCGGTCTTGCAGGAATGGCAGGGGCGCTCTATACCGTCCAATCTGGGATTATCTCTCCCAAAACCATGGATATTGCCTTTTCCATTGAGATGGTGATTTGGGTCGCGGTTGGGGGAAGAGCCAGTTTAATTGGTGCCATTTTGGGAGCATTGATCGTTAATTTTGCTAGAAGTATCTTGACTGAGCAATTCCCAGAAATTTGGCTATTTTTTCAGGGGGCATTGTTCTTGGTGGTGGTTACGGTCCTCCCCGGCGGATTTATCGGTTGGTTACGAAACGAAGGACAGGAACTGTTTCGATCTTTAATTGGGCGACCCCGACGAGTGATGACTTATCCCAGTTTGTCTGAAGATCCGGAAGTGGAGTATGAGCGACAAAATCTTAGAAATTGA
- the urtD gene encoding urea ABC transporter ATP-binding protein UrtD has translation MSDKILEIENVTVSFEGFKALNQLNFSMETGELRVIIGPNGAGKTTFLDVITGKVQPTTGRALFKGKNLRARSEHNISRLGIGRKFQTPRVYLQLTPRENLDLSCNRHKNVLATLMGHPSGPERRTVSGLLETIGLTTKGDIPAALLSHGEKQRLEIGMLVAQSPDLLLVDEPVAGLTDEETENVGDLLLTLAKSHSIIVIEHDMEFVRQIARQVTVLHQGSVLFEGNMDEVQTNPQVIEVYLGQPEEDDG, from the coding sequence ATGAGCGACAAAATCTTAGAAATTGAAAATGTAACCGTCAGCTTTGAAGGATTCAAAGCCCTCAATCAGCTCAACTTCAGCATGGAGACAGGAGAGCTGCGGGTTATTATTGGCCCCAATGGAGCAGGGAAAACCACCTTCTTGGATGTGATTACGGGCAAGGTTCAACCCACGACGGGGAGAGCACTATTCAAAGGTAAAAACCTCCGAGCCAGATCCGAGCACAATATCTCTCGACTAGGAATTGGTCGTAAGTTTCAAACGCCGCGGGTCTATTTACAACTCACCCCCCGGGAAAACTTAGATTTATCCTGCAATCGTCATAAAAATGTGCTGGCAACCTTAATGGGACACCCTTCAGGACCAGAACGTCGCACCGTTTCTGGCTTGCTAGAAACCATTGGCTTAACGACAAAGGGAGATATTCCAGCAGCGCTGCTGTCCCATGGCGAAAAGCAGCGCCTTGAAATTGGCATGTTGGTGGCTCAATCCCCCGATTTACTACTGGTGGATGAGCCCGTTGCTGGCCTGACCGACGAAGAAACAGAGAACGTTGGCGACCTATTGCTCACCCTGGCCAAAAGCCACTCAATCATTGTGATTGAGCATGACATGGAATTTGTCCGCCAGATTGCCAGACAAGTCACGGTGTTACATCAAGGCAGCGTCTTGTTTGAAGGCAACATGGATGAAGTACAAACGAATCCCCAAGTGATTGAAGTCTATTTGGGACAGCCGGAGGAAGACGATGGTTAA
- the urtB gene encoding urea ABC transporter permease subunit UrtB, whose translation MLTSLLDGLFDGISIGSVLLLAALGLAIVFGLMGVINMAHGELMMIGAYTTFVVQNAFKSFGQPWFGAYIFVALICAFFVTALLGLILEKGVIRHLYGRPLETLLATWGVSLILRQFVRSVSWVMVLGLGVFCVLYFGAMAILSRRPNVEKIRGWARTVLIPLSAGIAWSAGNMLGQTYQLAATKPWFGAQNVDVTAPGWLRKGIKLGTYQLPYVRLFILVLTIVCILGMYLFLQRSAWGLRIRAVTQNRSMSACLGIPTERVDALTFALGSGLAGVAGCAVSLLGSVGPNTGQNYIVDTFMVVVVGGVGKLVGSIVAAMAIGIANYMIGADALSPLVSWFPQLAAVLQFFANASMAKVLVFALIVTFLQFRPAGIFPQKGRMVDA comes from the coding sequence TTGCTCACTTCGTTATTGGATGGTTTGTTTGATGGCATCAGCATAGGCTCAGTGCTGCTTTTAGCGGCATTGGGCCTTGCCATTGTTTTTGGCCTCATGGGTGTGATCAACATGGCCCATGGGGAATTGATGATGATCGGTGCCTATACAACATTCGTTGTCCAGAATGCCTTTAAGTCCTTTGGTCAACCTTGGTTCGGTGCCTACATTTTTGTGGCATTGATCTGTGCTTTCTTCGTTACTGCTTTATTGGGGCTAATTCTTGAAAAAGGGGTGATTCGCCACCTCTACGGCAGGCCGTTAGAGACACTACTGGCTACCTGGGGCGTCAGCTTAATCCTGCGACAGTTTGTGCGGAGTGTGAGCTGGGTAATGGTGCTGGGATTAGGCGTTTTTTGTGTCCTTTATTTTGGGGCTATGGCCATTCTTTCTCGAAGGCCAAACGTCGAAAAGATCCGGGGTTGGGCGCGTACTGTTTTAATCCCTCTCTCGGCTGGAATTGCCTGGTCAGCCGGTAACATGCTGGGTCAAACCTATCAGCTAGCAGCGACCAAACCTTGGTTCGGTGCACAGAATGTAGATGTTACTGCACCAGGTTGGCTGCGCAAGGGGATCAAGCTGGGTACCTATCAGCTACCCTATGTCCGTTTGTTTATCCTGGTGTTGACGATCGTCTGCATCCTTGGCATGTACCTATTTTTGCAACGCTCTGCCTGGGGACTTCGTATTCGAGCGGTCACTCAAAATCGGAGTATGAGTGCTTGTTTAGGCATTCCCACAGAGCGAGTGGATGCCCTTACCTTTGCTTTAGGGTCAGGGTTGGCAGGGGTTGCGGGCTGTGCAGTCAGTTTATTAGGCTCAGTGGGTCCAAATACAGGCCAGAACTATATTGTGGATACCTTTATGGTTGTTGTTGTGGGGGGGGTTGGCAAGCTAGTGGGCAGTATTGTAGCGGCAATGGCTATCGGCATCGCCAATTACATGATTGGTGCTGATGCCCTGAGTCCGCTAGTATCCTGGTTCCCCCAATTAGCAGCTGTTCTACAGTTCTTTGCCAACGCTAGCATGGCGAAAGTCCTTGTCTTTGCTCTCATTGTTACGTTCTTGCAATTCCGACCGGCTGGCATATTCCCCCAAAAAGGACGCATGGTAGATGCTTAA
- a CDS encoding glycoside hydrolase family 113 — translation MKRFILLVSLTMLLVVGCKIFQVDSQAPAVVQIEPGAKQRGMSWTAERTPISAENFDTLIKAHVNWIVQTPFGWQQDIDSPDLALTTKGVWWGETDEGLSTTTQLAQKRGIQTLLKPHIWLTRPQEGKWRTDIKMKSEADWQTWFTNYRRFILHYAQLAKQQNIPILCIGTELQTTAVEREQDWRQLIAEIRQVYPGQLTYAANWYEAYEQIQFWDALDFIGIQAYFPLASKTEPRVAELKQAWQQYGDAIATLHNKYQKPVIFTELGYRSTSDAAIEPWKWPDTSEINPTQLATSEGLRTQANCYEAFFQTIWQQDWFAGVYWWKWIPSIEANPKQQGAGFSPQNKPAAEVIRKYYSQSLSLAKPS, via the coding sequence ATGAAAAGGTTTATCCTGCTGGTGAGTCTCACCATGCTATTAGTGGTCGGTTGCAAGATCTTCCAAGTTGACAGCCAAGCGCCAGCTGTCGTTCAAATTGAACCCGGAGCTAAGCAGAGAGGGATGTCTTGGACAGCAGAACGCACCCCCATCTCTGCCGAGAATTTTGACACCCTGATTAAAGCCCATGTGAATTGGATCGTCCAAACCCCTTTTGGGTGGCAGCAGGATATTGATTCCCCTGATTTAGCACTAACCACAAAAGGGGTTTGGTGGGGCGAGACCGATGAGGGACTGAGCACCACCACTCAATTGGCTCAAAAGCGAGGCATTCAAACCCTTTTAAAACCACATATCTGGTTAACTCGCCCCCAGGAAGGTAAGTGGCGGACGGATATCAAAATGAAATCTGAGGCGGATTGGCAGACCTGGTTTACCAACTATCGTCGGTTTATTCTGCATTACGCCCAGTTGGCTAAACAACAGAATATTCCCATCCTCTGCATTGGCACTGAACTGCAGACCACAGCCGTAGAACGAGAACAAGACTGGCGACAATTAATTGCTGAGATTCGGCAGGTGTATCCTGGGCAGCTCACCTATGCTGCCAACTGGTATGAAGCCTATGAGCAAATTCAGTTTTGGGATGCCTTGGACTTTATTGGTATTCAAGCTTATTTTCCCTTGGCCTCCAAAACTGAACCGAGAGTAGCGGAGTTGAAGCAGGCTTGGCAGCAATATGGGGATGCGATCGCAACCCTCCACAACAAATATCAGAAACCCGTCATCTTCACAGAACTGGGGTATCGCAGTACCTCAGATGCCGCCATAGAACCGTGGAAATGGCCCGACACCTCTGAAATCAATCCAACCCAGCTAGCAACCTCAGAGGGCTTACGTACTCAAGCGAATTGCTATGAAGCCTTCTTCCAAACCATCTGGCAGCAAGACTGGTTTGCTGGGGTGTACTGGTGGAAGTGGATTCCCTCAATTGAGGCCAATCCCAAACAACAAGGCGCTGGTTTCTCACCCCAGAACAAACCGGCCGC
- a CDS encoding glutathione S-transferase family protein — MSQFKVYGDIYSGNCYKVKLLMSLLEIEHDWVHIDILNGESRTNEFLARNPNGRVPVLGLPDGRWLFESNAILHFLAQDSCFLPIDPYGHAQVLQWQFFEQYSHEPYIATSRYIIRYLGSPPDRQADLEARRVWGYAALDVMESHLEKQDFFVDEHYSIADISLYAYTHVASEGGFSLKPYSNVRNWLRRISQHPQHVTMEQFAP, encoded by the coding sequence ATGAGTCAATTCAAAGTATACGGCGATATATATTCTGGTAACTGCTATAAGGTCAAGCTACTCATGTCTCTACTGGAGATAGAGCATGATTGGGTTCATATTGACATTCTGAATGGCGAAAGTCGGACCAATGAATTTTTAGCAAGGAATCCGAATGGTCGTGTACCTGTATTGGGGCTTCCAGATGGGCGATGGCTGTTCGAGTCGAACGCAATCCTTCATTTCTTAGCCCAAGACTCATGTTTTTTGCCCATAGATCCCTATGGCCATGCCCAAGTACTGCAATGGCAGTTTTTTGAGCAATATAGTCATGAGCCTTATATTGCCACGTCTCGATATATCATTCGCTATTTAGGGTCACCGCCTGATCGGCAGGCGGATTTGGAGGCCCGCCGAGTCTGGGGATATGCCGCCTTAGACGTGATGGAAAGCCATCTTGAAAAGCAAGATTTTTTTGTGGACGAGCACTATTCCATTGCCGATATCTCCTTATATGCCTATACCCATGTCGCCTCGGAAGGAGGATTCTCCCTCAAGCCTTATAGCAACGTTCGCAATTGGCTACGGCGTATCTCTCAACATCCTCAACATGTGACGATGGAGCAATTTGCCCCTTAA